A portion of the Saccharomyces paradoxus chromosome XV, complete sequence genome contains these proteins:
- the PEX27 gene encoding Pex27p (Peripheral peroxisomal membrane protein~similar to YOR193W) → MNSDSVNTDIDGAALIDREAEESWELLKREFNTLFSNLRTESKKEDNFTGNERETARKPIILQDRDDSNFRNQGIGATTTGTTRDRSFKPISDFIEKKKRSVKKIHQARLIFNTLEGKEVCSKILQHTLGLLSLLLMRTKVRLPIFSSKVRSVILQLSLFRYCLRFGNLAINLYQFFKTIHRLREMKDSHYKKRPISSYLKNFRFYDIIETFYCLTDELILFHKLQSMSSGKNMLHTNTNRLMRCIKEQHYILWEVLNIHAMNKNIGQWQQLIRDEIYLSIINTNSNAIKDHELKYELLANNKVILELRKNNITLDFYKIILNLLSNLINIKGKRKEFNSELAYEIITVGSGVTELVKLWNQAKMTLTNEYTIAV, encoded by the coding sequence atgaATTCCGATTCTGTAAATACGGATATAGATGGCGCTGCATTAATAGACAGAGAGGCAGAGGAATCATGGGAGCTCTTGAAAAGAGAGTTTAACACATTATTCAGTAACCTAAGAACAGAgagtaaaaaagaagataatttTACTGGCAATGAGAGAGAAACCGCCAGAAAACCAATCATTTTACAGGATCGTGATGACTCAAATTTTCGGAATCAGGGTATAGGTGCTACTACAACCGGCACAACTCGTGACAGAAGCTTTAAGCCAATTTCtgattttattgaaaagaaaaaacgCAGTGTTAAGAAAATCCATCAAGCAAGGCTTATTTTTAATACACTTGAAGGCAAAGAGGtttgttcaaaaatacTCCAACATACTCTAGGCCTACTAAGTTTATTGTTGATGAGGACAAAGGTACGACTACcgattttttcttcaaaagtgCGATCTGTTATCTTGCAATTGAGCTTATTTCGGTACTGTTTGAGATTTGGAAACCTTGCGATTAACTTatatcaatttttcaaaactattCATCGACTAAGGGAAATGAAGGATTCAcactataaaaaaagaccAATTTCAtcttatttaaaaaatttccgGTTTTACGACATTATCGaaactttttattgtttaaCGGATGAGTTGATATTATTCCATAAGCTACAATCAATGTCCAGTGGAAAGAACATGTTACATACGAATACCAATAGACTGATGAGATGCATCAAAGAACAGCACTATATCCTATGGGAAGTTTTAAATATTCATGCTATGAATAAAAACATTGGACAATGGCAACAGCTAATAAGAGATGAAATCTATTTGAGTATCATCAATACCAATAGTAATGCAATAAAAGACCACGAGTTAAAGTACGAGCTACTTGCTaataataaagttattCTGGaattaaggaaaaataatattacaTTGGATTTTTATAAGATAATACTAAACTTATTATCTAATCTAATTAATATTAAAGgtaaaaggaaagaattcAACTCAGAGCTAGCTTACGAAATTATTACGGTAGGTTCCGGTGTTACTGAACTCGTTAAGCTGTGGAATCAAGCCAAAATGACTCTGACTAATGAATATACAATTGCTGTTTGA
- the TOA1 gene encoding transcription initiation factor IIA large subunit (TFIIA large subunit~similar to YOR194C) encodes MSNAEASRVYEIIVESVVNEVREDFENAGIDEQTLQDLKNIWQKKLTETKVTTFSWDNQFNEGNINGVQNDLNFNLATPSVNSSEFNIKEENTGNEGLILPNINPNNNIPHSGETNINTNTAEANNNAATTSNTNTNGNTNADATSEPKIEVKPEIELTIDNANITTVENIDEESQKKDNGEEEEDVEKSRKEKEQIEQVKLQAKKEKRSALLDTDEVGSELDDSDDDYLISEGEEDGPDENLMLCLYDKVTRTKARWKCSLKDGVVTINRNDYTFQKAQVEAEWV; translated from the coding sequence ATGTCAAATGCAGAGGCCAGCAGAGTGTATGAGATTATCGTAGAATCGGTGGTAAATGAAGTAAGAGaggattttgaaaatgcGGGTATCGATGAACAAACTTTACAAGACCTGAAAAACATCTGGCAAAAAAAGCTCACAGAGACGAAAGTAACCACTTTTTCATGGGACAATCAGTTCAATGAAGGAAATATAAATGGTGTACAGAACGATTTAAACTTTAATCTTGCTACCCCCAGTGTGAATTCTAGTGAGTTCAATATCAAGGAGGAGAACACTGGTAATGAAGGTTTAATTTTGCCAAATATCAATCCTAACAACAATATACCCCACTCTGGAGAGACCAATATTAATACCAATACGGCAGAAGCAAACAACAATGCAGCTACTACCTCGAACACGAATACTAATGGTAATACAAATGCAGACGCAACTAGCGAGCCTAAAATCGAAGTAAAGCCGGAAATAGAACTTACTATTGATAACGCTAATATAACCACCGTCGAAAATATAGACGAGGAAAGTCAGAAGAAAGACAATGgggaagaggaagaggacGTGGAGAAAAGTCGcaaggaaaaggaacaGATAGAACAAGTGAAATTACAAGcgaagaaggaaaaaagaagtgCATTATTAGATACAGACGAGGTCGGTTCAGAACTAGATGATTCGGACGATGACTATTTAATTTCGGAGGGTGAAGAAGATGGACCAGATGAGAATTTAATGCTGTGCTTATATGACAAAGTCACAAGGACCAAGGCGAGATGGAAATGTAGTTTGAAGGATGGTGTGGTTACCATTAATAGAAATGACTACACATTTCAAAAAGCTCAGGTGGAAGCAGAGTGGGTATAA